A region of Panicum virgatum strain AP13 chromosome 8N, P.virgatum_v5, whole genome shotgun sequence DNA encodes the following proteins:
- the LOC120684894 gene encoding uncharacterized protein LOC120684894: protein MAPPKPSVQTQMLLNRMEERFHQEDMRWDARYHQEDEHWEQVNENFDLLFARVDSLGTNQNKLEAQMDFGNKVMEQMLRDQQLLAKQLELTGEAVARITLNHHPSPDAEAEPPSPTNTHRSGPSFRQQRPPPGGTNPRIWKSKCVDYFTLCNIDEAFWTIAASLSMDGNAAKWLQVYKKKYGLGDWDSFMTAVEQKFGVHDYRDAMEELLELKQTSTVEEYALAFENLQFEVSMHNDGFDDTFFVSQFVKGLRTDIGTGVQAHVPRTVDQAVLLAKRQQFVLDKGKQQGSRSSTQPRFQSTTQKSEGKSTGHQSSLWKEQQTLNYRKANNLCYYCGDKFDPAHITVCTQGPKAQANAMVVNDLDMPLTEEILSQLELEDSIAADFGQLSLNAIAGTDIGHAMKIKALVHNKVMLTLIDSGSSHSFVSSAFLNRLGITPVPAPPKQVKLPNGEILLSDHMVPNFCWWSSGHTLHTDLRVLDMTTYDAILGYDWLKPHSPMICDGEARTLEFQEHGKTVKLQGMCPAQQTIPPMSAKSLVKSYQANDIWAMVLVTHDDSVSSECPPESVQHLLHKYKDVFDAPHALPPTRFYDHTIPLVPGAVPVNAKPYRYSPHHKDEIERQVKEMLSAGLVVPSTSPFASPVLLIQKKDGSWRFCVDYRRLNELTIKNRFPMPIIEEILEELAGSKYFSKLDMTSGYHHVRMNPTDEYKMAFKTHHGHYQFRVMPFGLTNAPATFQCIMNEVLEPFLRKFVMVFLDDILIYSPTLEAHVSHLDQVFQKLHEHKLYMKPSKCSFAEPQLEYLGHIISGAGVSTDPSKTSAMLEWPTPLSVTDLRGFLGLTGYYRRFVKNYGIIAKPLTALLQKNKFVWSATAQQAFDLLKTAMATTPVLALPNFHEPFEVETDASNIGIGAVLMQKGQPVAFLSKALGPTHSHLSIYEKEFLALIMAVEKWRQYLQRQEFFIITDHKSLSFLNEQNLHSDMQRKAMTRLMGLQFKVVYKRGKENLAADALSRLGHLMAIQSISSVQPVWVQEVLNSYAIDAQAKALLSRLAISSPDAQGYSLQTGLIRFKDKIWIGSNSALQTKLIAALHSSAVGGHSGQLATYHRVKKLFSWKGLKKDVEEFVKQCLGVWQDISLDFIEGIPKSDGHEVILVVVDRFTKYAHFFALKHPYSAITVAKVLYDGVIKLHVPPDATPQVSEFMSSRDLHMQLLKDHLLKAQTRMKLYADKNRHDVVFQVGDSVLLKLQPYAQSSLLHAAEVILEQILDRRLVQKGGTVVPQVLIKWKTLPPSSATWEEYYVIKQSFPDALAWGQASERAGGDVAAVSM from the exons ATGGCACCCCCTAAGCCTTCAGTGCAGACTCAGATGTTGCTGAATCGGATGGAGGAACGTTTCCATCAGGAAGACATGCGCTGGGATGCGCGGTATCATCAGGAGGATGAGCATTGGGAGCAGGTGAACGAGAATTTCGACCTTCTGTTCGCTCGGGTGGATTCTCTGGGTACCAATCAAAACAAGTTGGAAGCACAGATGGATTTTGGGAACAAGGTCATGGAGCAGATGCTCCGGGACCAACAGCTTCTGGCCAAGCAGCTTGAGCTTACTGGTGAGGCCGTGGCTCGTATCACTCTGAATCATCATCCTTCTCCAGATGCTGAGGCGGAACCTCCAAGCCCGACCAACACGCATCGATCGGGTCCTTCGTTTCGTCAACAAAGGCCCCCTCCAGGTG GTACTAACCCTCGTATTTGGAAGTCTAAGTGTGTGGATTATTTCACGTTGTGTAACATTGATGAAGCGTTTTGGACCATTGCGGCTTCTCTGAGTATGGATGGTAATGCAGCTAAGTGGCTACAGGTCTATAAGAAGAAATATGGATTAGGGGATTGGGATTCGTTTATGACAGCAGTTGAGCAGAAGTTTGGTGTTCATGATTATCGTGATGCCATGGAGGAATTGTTGGAACTCAAGCAAACCTCTACTGTGGAAGAATATGCCCTGGCCTTTGAGAACCTTCAGTTTGAAGTCTCTATGCACAATGATGGTTTTGATGATACATTCTTTGTTTCCCAGTTTGTCAAAGGTTTACGCACGGATATTGGTACTGGAGTTCAAGCACATGTTCCCCGAACCGTGGATCAGGCAGTTTTGCTAGCAAAACGGCAACAGTTTGTGTTGGACAAAGGTAAACAGCAAGGCTCCAGGTCCTCCACTCAGCCTCGTTTTCAGTCTACCACACAGAAATCTGAGGGGAAATCCACTGGTCACCAATCTTCTCTGTGGAAAGAACAACAAACTCTCAACTACAGGAAGGCCAATAATCTGTGTTATTATTGTGGGGACAAATTCGATCCTGCTCATATTACTGTCTGCACTCAGGGTCCTAAAGCTCAAGCAAATGCTATGGTGGTCAATGATCTGGATATGCCTTTGACAGAAGAGATCCTCTCTCAGCTGGAATTGGAAGATTCTATTGCTGCTGATTTTGGCCAGTTATCTCTTAATGCCATTGCTGGTACTGATATTGGTCACGCCATGAAAATCAAGGCATTGGTCCATAACAAGGTGATGCTCACCCTCATTGATAGTGGCAGTTCCCATAGTTTTGTTAGCTCTGCTTTCTTGAACAGATTAGGCATTACTCCTGTCCCTGCTCCTCCCAAACAAGTAAAGCTGCCCAATGGAGAAATTCTGTTGTCTGACCATATGGTTCCTAATTTCTGCTGGTGGTCTAGTGGTCATACTTTGCATACTGACTTGAGAGTTTTGGACATGACAACTTATGATGCCATACTTGGTTATGACTGGCTCAAACCACATTCTCCTATGATCTGTGACGGGGAAGCAAGAACTCTGGAATTTCAGGAGCATGGTAAAACAGTTAAGCTCCAAGGGATGTGCCCTGCTCAGCAGACTATTCCCCCTATGTCTGCTAAATCTTTGGTCAAAAGTTATCAAGCTAATGATATTTGGGCTATGGTGTTGGTCACTCATGATGATTCTGTCAGTTCCGAGTGCCCACCAGAATCTGTCcaacatttgcttcacaagTACAAAGATGTGTTTGATGCTCCACATGCATTACCCCCAACCAGATTTTATGACCATACAATTCCACTAGTTCCTGGAGCTGTTCCGGTTAATGCTAAGCCTTACAGGTATTCCCCACATCACAAAGATGAGATTGAAAGGCAAGTTAAAGAAATGCTTTCTGCTGGGTTGGTGGTTCCTAGTACCAGTCCCTTTGCATCACCTGTGCTCCTCATccaaaagaaggatgggagtTGGCGTTTTTGTGTGGATTATAGGAGGCTCAATGAACTTACTATCAAGAATAGATTTCCCATGCCCATCATTGAAGAGATTTTGGAGGAATTGGCTGGAAGCAAATACTTCTCCAAGCTGGACATGACATCTGGTTATCATCATGTTAGGATGAATCCTACTGATGAATACAAAATGGCATTCAAAACTCATCATGGTCATTATCAATTTAGAGTGATGCCTTTTGGCCTTACTAATGCACCAGCTACTTTCCAATGCATCATGAATGAAGTACTAGAACCTTTTCTGAGGAAGTTTGTCATGGTCTTTCTGGATGACATTTTAATCTACAGTCCAACTCTAGAAGCCCATGTTTCACATTTGGACCAAGTGTTTCAGAAGCTGCATGAGCACAAACTGTACATGAAACCTAGTAAGTGCTCCTTTGCAGAACCACAGTTGGAATATTTGGGACACATCATTTCAGGAGCTGGAGTCTCTACTGATCCTAGTAAGACCAGTGCCATGTTGGAATGGCCCACACCACTTTCTGTTACAGATTTGAGAGGCTTCTTGGGCTTAACGGGGTATTATAGAAGATTTGTAAAGAACTATGGGATCATTGCTAAACCCCTTACTGCTCTATTACAGAAAAACAAATTTGTCTGGTCCGCTACTGCTCAACAGGCTTTTGATCTTTTGAAAACTGCTATGGCTACTACCCCAGTCTTGGCTTTGCCCAATTTTCATGAACCTTTTGAAGTAGAAACTGATGCTTCAAACATTGGAATTGGTGCTGTTTTGATGCAAAAAGGTCAACCAGTTGCTTTCCTTAGCAAAGCTTTAGGTCCTACACATTCCCACCTTTCCATTTATGAGAAAGAATTCTTAGCTTTGATTATGGCTGTGGAAAAGTGGCGACAGTATCTTCAGAGACAAGAATTTTTCATCATCACTGACCACAAAAGTTTGTCCTTCCTCAATGAGCAGAATTTGCATTCTGACATGCAGAGAAAGGCCATGACCAGACTCATGGGTCTGCAGTTTAAAGTAGTATACAAAAGGGGTAAAGAAAATCTGGCTGCTGATGCTCTTTCAAGGTTGGGCCACTTAATGGCTATTCAGTCAATCTCCTCAGTGCAACCTGTCTGGGTTCAGGAAGTTCTCAACTCCTATGCTATTGATGCTCAGGCCAAAGCATTGCTATCTCGTTTGGCTATTTCAAGTCCTGATGCTCAGGGCTATTCTCTGCAGACTGGACTTATTCGATTCAAGGATAAGATTTGGATTGGCTCTAACTCAGCACTTCAAACAAAACTGATTGCTGCTCTGCATTCCAGTGCAGTGGGAGGTCACTCTGGCCAGTTGGCTACTTACCACAGAGTTAAGAAACTTTTTAGCTGGAAGGGGTTAAAAAAAGATGTAGAGGAATTTGTCAAACAATGTCTG GGAGTTTGGCAGGACATTTCTTTGGATTTCATCGAGGGCATCCCCAAATCTGATGGTCATGAGGTCATTTTAGTGGTGGTCGACAGGTTCACGAAGTATGCTCATTTCTTTGCTCTTAAACACCCTTATTCGGCTATTACAGTGGCTAAAGTGCTGTATGATGGAGTGATTAAATTGCATG TTCCACCAGACGCCACTCCACAAGTGTCTGAATTCATGTCTAGCCGTGACCTGCACATGCAGTTGCTTAAGGACCATCTTCTGAAGGCTCAAACTCGCATGAAACTTTATGCAGATAAGAACCGTCATGATGTGGTTTTTCAAGTGGGTGATTCAGTCCTGCTCAAGCTTCAACCCTATGCTCAATCATCTCTG TTACATGCAGCTGAGGTGATTCTAGAACAGATTTTGGACAGGCGTTTGGTCCAGAAAGGAGGAACCGTCGTTCCACAAGTGCTGATCAAATGGAAGACTCTGCCACCTTCTTCAGCAACATGGGAAGAATACTACGTGATCAAGCAAAGCTTTCCGGATGCTCTTGCTTGGGGACAAGCAAGTGAACGAGCGGGGGGAGATGTCGCGGCTGTATCGATGTAG